In the Salvelinus fontinalis isolate EN_2023a unplaced genomic scaffold, ASM2944872v1 scaffold_1290, whole genome shotgun sequence genome, one interval contains:
- the LOC129848949 gene encoding trypsin-2-like isoform X1 → MLTLAVHLLPLIGFLLTSDSAYIPGVQISPFHRQDHTATMISLVFVLLIGAAFATEDDKIVGGYECKANSQPHQVSLNSGYHFCGGSLVNENWVVSAAHCYQSRVEVRLGEHNIKVTEGSEQFISSSRVIRHPNYSSYNIDNDIMLIKLSKPATLNTYVQPVALPRGCAPAGTMCTVSGWGNTMSSTADSNKLQCLNIPILSYSDCNNSYPGMITNAMFCAGYLEGGKDSCQGDSGGPVVCNGELQGVVSWGYGCAEPGNPGVYAKVCIFNNWLTSTMATY, encoded by the exons ATGCTGACCTTGGCAGTGCACCTTTTACCTCTGATTGGCTTTCTCTTGACATCCGATTCTGCATATATACCAGGGGTGCAGATTAGCCCCTTTCATCGACAGGATCATACAGCAACCATGATTTCTCTGGTCTTCGTTCTGCTCATTGGAGCCGCTT TCGCCACGGAGGACGACAAGATCGTCGGAGGGTATGAGTGCAAGGCCAACTCCCagccccaccaggtgtctctgaACTCTGGGTACCACTTCTGTGGTGGCTCCTTGGTCAATGAGAACTGGGTTGTGTCTGCTGCTCACTGCTACCAGTC ccgTGTGGAGGTGCGTCTGGGCGAGCACAACATCAAGGTGACTGAGGGTAGCGAGCAGTTCATCTCTTCATCCCGCGTGATCCGTCACCCCAACTACAGCTCCTACAACATCGACAATGACATCATGCTGATCAAACTGAGCAAGCCCGCCACCCTCAACACCTACGTGCAGCCTGTTGCTCTGCCCAGGGGCTGTGCCCCCGCTGGTACCATGTGTACCGTCTCTGGATGGGGCAACACCATGAGCTCCA CTGCTGACAGCAACAAGCTGCAGTGCCTGAACATCCCCATCCTGTCCTACAGCGACTGTAACAACTCCTACCCTGGCATGATCACCAACGCCATGTTCTGCGCTGGATACCTGGAGGGAGGCAAGGACTCTTGCCAG ggtgacTCCGGTGGCCCTGTGGTGTGCAATGGTGAGCTTCAGGGTGTTGTGTCCTGGGGTTATGGATGTGCTGAGCCCGGTAACCCCGGTGTCTACGCCAAG GTTTGTATCTTCAATAACTGGCTGACCAGCACCATGGCCACCTACTAA
- the LOC129848949 gene encoding trypsin-2-like isoform X3 — protein MLPRRRAKMTTATLATEDDKIVGGYECKANSQPHQVSLNSGYHFCGGSLVNENWVVSAAHCYQSRVEVRLGEHNIKVTEGSEQFISSSRVIRHPNYSSYNIDNDIMLIKLSKPATLNTYVQPVALPRGCAPAGTMCTVSGWGNTMSSTADSNKLQCLNIPILSYSDCNNSYPGMITNAMFCAGYLEGGKDSCQGDSGGPVVCNGELQGVVSWGYGCAEPGNPGVYAKVCIFNNWLTSTMATY, from the exons TCGCCACGGAGGACGACAAGATCGTCGGAGGGTATGAGTGCAAGGCCAACTCCCagccccaccaggtgtctctgaACTCTGGGTACCACTTCTGTGGTGGCTCCTTGGTCAATGAGAACTGGGTTGTGTCTGCTGCTCACTGCTACCAGTC ccgTGTGGAGGTGCGTCTGGGCGAGCACAACATCAAGGTGACTGAGGGTAGCGAGCAGTTCATCTCTTCATCCCGCGTGATCCGTCACCCCAACTACAGCTCCTACAACATCGACAATGACATCATGCTGATCAAACTGAGCAAGCCCGCCACCCTCAACACCTACGTGCAGCCTGTTGCTCTGCCCAGGGGCTGTGCCCCCGCTGGTACCATGTGTACCGTCTCTGGATGGGGCAACACCATGAGCTCCA CTGCTGACAGCAACAAGCTGCAGTGCCTGAACATCCCCATCCTGTCCTACAGCGACTGTAACAACTCCTACCCTGGCATGATCACCAACGCCATGTTCTGCGCTGGATACCTGGAGGGAGGCAAGGACTCTTGCCAG ggtgacTCCGGTGGCCCTGTGGTGTGCAATGGTGAGCTTCAGGGTGTTGTGTCCTGGGGTTATGGATGTGCTGAGCCCGGTAACCCCGGTGTCTACGCCAAG GTTTGTATCTTCAATAACTGGCTGACCAGCACCATGGCCACCTACTAA